A single Primulina eburnea isolate SZY01 chromosome 11, ASM2296580v1, whole genome shotgun sequence DNA region contains:
- the LOC140804772 gene encoding probable protein phosphatase 2C 65, with product MGACCSCQRGGNFEGFFVEGEEHERDFEDENIVLTRDGGARVRLQGSSKYVSMFSQQGKKGINQDAMTVWESFSGDKDMFFCGVFDGHGPSGHKVARYIRESLPTKISSLYRQPSVDGNDCVLDEENYDGCENPDFNNPYFLSWKARLIKCFHEVDEELENEVSIESYCSGTTTVSVLKKGEHLIISNLGDSRAVLCTRDENDELIAEQLTVDLKPNLPSEAQRIRSCQGRVMAMDEEPNVYRIWMPHEDCPGLAMARAFGDFCLKDFGLISTPKVTYRKLTVKDEFVVLATDGIWDVLSNNEVVRIVASSRKRSMAAKYLVDHAVRAWRYKYPRAKIDDCAVVCLFFKRQRPVLTKSVSEMSELSFNQTYSTYGKSMRSDDGLDTVLNWEGGGSSENGGNGSGLGPNRMRKRRQWKKKLENVEE from the exons ATGGGTGCATGTTGTTCGTGCCAAAGGGGTGGCAATTTCGAAGGTTTTTTTGTCGAAGGTGAAGAGCATGAAAGGGATTTTGAAGACGAAAACATCGTGTTAACTCGGGATGGCGGTGCACGTGTCAGGCTGCAGGGATCGTCTAAATATGTGTCTATGTTCTCTCAGCAAGGGAAGAAAGGGATCAACCAAGACGCCATGACTGTTTGGGAG AGCTTTTCTGGGGACAAAGATATGTTCTTCTGCGGCGTGTTCGATGGGCATGGCCCTTCTGGCCACAAGGTGGCACGTTACATTCGCGAATCTTTACCAACAAAGATATCATCTTTATACAGACAGCCCAGTGTTGACGGAAATGATTGTGTTCTTGATGAGGAAAATTACGATGGCTGTGAAAATCCCGATTTCAATAATCCATATTTCTTGTCATGGAAGGCCAGATTGATCAAGTGTTTCCACGAAGTAGACGAAGAACTCGAGAATGAAGTCTCGATTGAAAGCTATTGCAGTGGGACAACAACAGTGTCTGTGCTTAAGAAG GGCGAACATcttataatttcaaatttagGCGATTCTCGAGCTGTTCTTTGCACGAGAGATGAAAATGATGAGCTTATTGCCGAACAACTCACAGTTGATCTTAAACCAAATCTTCCAT cTGAGGCTCAACGAATCAGAAGCTGCCAAGGCCGAGTAATGGCAATGGATGAAGAGCCAAATGTGTACAGAATATGGATGCCTCATGAAGATTGCCCTGGTCTAGCCATGGCTAGAGCTTTCGGAGACTTCTGTTTAAAAGATTTCGGCCTCATTTCCACTCCCAAAGTAACATACAGAAAACTCACTGTAAAGGATGAATTTGTGGTCTTAGCCACTGATGGG ATATGGGATGTGTTGTCAAACAATGAAGTGGTAAGGATCGTTGCATCATCAAGAAAGCGATCCATGGCGGCTAAATATCTTGTAGACCATGCGGTTAGAGCATGGAGATATAAGTACCCTCGAGCCAAGATTGATGACTGTGCTGTGGTATGCTTGTTTTTCAAACGACAGAGGCCGGTTCTAACAAAATCTGTGTCGGAGATGAGCGAGTTGAGCTTCAACCAAACATACAGTACTTATGGTAAAAGTATGAGAAGTGATGATGGACTTGACACGGTTTTGAATTGGGAAGGTGGTGGAAGCTCCGAAAATGGCGGAAATGGCTCGGGTTTGGGTCCAAATAGGATGAGGAAAAGAAGGCAATGGAAGAAGAAACTTGAGAATGTTGAAGAGTGA